A DNA window from Mesorhizobium sp. C432A contains the following coding sequences:
- the phoU gene encoding phosphate signaling complex protein PhoU — MGEHTVASFDEELGQISKLIRDMGDLAGSMVSGSTRALLNSDNALAQRVVSDDAIMDARQRELDDRAITLIAKRQPMANDLRAVVGSIRMAGDLERIGDLAKNIAKRVGTVGLSVTPRDLSHSIDAMAQLVLIQVQGVVEEYAATDAAALAKLRNDDERIDVKYTSVFRELLTYMMEDPRNITACTHLLFCAKNLERIGDHVTNIAENAYYVLTGQQLPANRPKQDETAMATPA, encoded by the coding sequence ATGGGTGAACATACCGTCGCCTCCTTCGATGAAGAGCTCGGGCAGATCAGCAAGCTGATCCGCGACATGGGCGATCTGGCAGGCTCGATGGTCAGCGGCTCGACCAGGGCGCTGCTCAATTCGGACAATGCGCTGGCACAGCGTGTCGTTTCCGACGACGCCATCATGGATGCGCGCCAGCGCGAACTGGACGACCGCGCCATCACGCTGATCGCCAAGCGCCAGCCGATGGCCAACGATCTGCGCGCCGTGGTCGGCTCGATCCGCATGGCCGGCGACCTCGAGCGCATCGGCGATCTCGCCAAGAACATCGCCAAACGCGTCGGCACCGTGGGCTTGAGCGTCACGCCGCGCGACCTCTCGCACTCCATCGATGCCATGGCGCAGCTGGTGCTGATCCAGGTGCAAGGCGTCGTCGAGGAATATGCCGCCACCGATGCGGCAGCTCTTGCAAAACTCAGAAATGACGACGAACGCATCGACGTCAAATACACGTCCGTGTTTCGTGAGCTCTTGACCTACATGATGGAAGACCCTCGCAACATCACCGCCTGCACGCATCTCTTGTTCTGCGCCAAGAATCTTGAGCGCATCGGCGATCATGTCACCAACATCGCCGAAAATGCGTATTATGTGCTGACCGGCCAGCAATTGCCCGCCAATCGTCCGAAGCAGGACGAGACGGCGATGGCCACGCCGGCCTGA